Proteins encoded by one window of Lates calcarifer isolate ASB-BC8 linkage group LG5, TLL_Latcal_v3, whole genome shotgun sequence:
- the etaa1a gene encoding ewing's tumor-associated antigen 1 isoform X1: protein MKRGGRKLDPPADLTGSPLEQQAAKVKPNRLSRSFRQTQTAAEVGSPKSQRSDFKTPTRIPRSRSAAGFSGESPHNDSDFQHDIIWDATSPSPNRLSKRGRKQPSGAVDISEIVNRIAPKHGRPEVAEPTLQQWIGDSATIPCTPDVQVPKPKKKSPRPNGVDDLLKLAKQFDFNMFHQDEEEVEEVEDVLQQSPELLLEDILDFENDFLPTVSAAAGTDARVDLDRQMEDDLDFLFDGPTQHVSGALSQASSALPSQIKAALPSSSKEASGKPPVSVKFEDDWENDDLLNDSLVLEMTQNPQIFAAPKHCSTQKPVGVGKYQSSGAALICGDVRINQSAVCKTAKDNVKQRATFKLESNPHFSVKRIQSNPEVAFSSEAAGKASQQTRFGSSAETGSRCTWQTLNPVKSDQQKPQFHQRTSVSSSVSPAAKPAQRFPNKSEVVSSHVEPAAVSDFLDHDLEAFFASDLVWDDPVDDDLLCELCEDLENQIQNLENTSARQSPLIGQTSDHRTVLQPSNRTWDDRNQQPANQKPLTPRAAPGGSGGPAAGVQVRDSVQYTQTKPTSGSTSTCLQGSSWVQSAAAGPGPPQGKINKDQFTFKRPNNPVSTVTNRALKPVSSAAVGKCSAAEIELKKQQAMERRRQRLQAAQNLRT from the exons ATGAAGCGAGGCGGCAGAAAGTTGGACCCTCCGGCCGATCTGACGGGGTCTCCGCTGGAGCAGCAGGCGGCCAAAGTCAAACCAAACCGCCTGAGCAGGAGCTTCAGACAGACTCAGACAGCGGCGGAGGTCGGTTCACCAAAGAGCCAGCGTTCCG ATTTTAAGACCCCGACCAGGATCCCCAGATCCAGATCGGCTGCTGGTTTCAGTGGAGAGTCTCCGCACAACGACTCAGACTTTCAGCACGACATCATCTGGGACGCCACCTCGCCTTCACCCAACAGACTCA gtaaaagaggcagaaaacagcCGTCCGGAGCCGTGGACATCTCAGAGATCGTCAACAGAATCGCTCCAAAG CATGGCAGACCGGAGGTGGCAGAGCCGACGTTACAGCAGTGGATCGGAGACAGCGCCACCATCCCCTGCACTCCAGACGTCCAAGTCCCCAAACCCAAGAAGAAATCTCCGAG gcCGAACGGAGTGGACGACCTGCTGAAACTGGCCAAGCAGTTTGACTTCAACATGTTTCATCAGGacgaggaggaggtggaggaggtggaggacgtGCTCCAGCAGAGTCCAGAGCTCCTGCTTGAGGACATCCTGGATTTTGAGAACGACTTTTTGCCGACCGTGAGCGCAGCAGCCGGGACCGATGCGCGGGTTGATCTGGATCGACAGATGGAGGATGATCTGGATTTCCTGTTCGATGGACCGACCCAGCACGTGAGCGGAGCTCTGAGTCAGGCGTCATCCGCTCTGCCATCACAGATTAAAGCTGCTCTCCCTTCTTCGTCCAAAGAGGCTTCTGGGAAACCTCCTGTGAGCGTCAAGTTCGAAGACGACTGGGAAAACGACGACTTGCTAAATGACTCTCTGGTGCTGGAGATGACACAGAATCCACAGATCTTCGCTGCTCCGAAGCACTGCTCGACTCAGAAACCGGTCGGTGTCGGAAAATATCAGAGTTCAGGAGCTGCACTGATCTGTGGAGACGTTAGAATCAACCAATCAGCTGTTTGTAAAACGGCAAAAGACAACGTGAAGCAAAGAGCGACTTTCAAACTGGAGTCAAATCCTCATTTCTCTGTGAAGAGAATCCAGTCAAACCCTGAGGTGGCTTTCAGCTCAGAAGCTGCAGGTAAAGCCTCTCAGCAGACCAGGTTTGGTTCCTCAGCTGAGACCGGATCTCGTTGTACCTGGCAAACGCTGAACCCAGTGAAGTCGGACCAACAGAAACCACAGTTTCATCAGAGGACGAGTGTTTCCAGCTCCGTGTCTCCAGCTGCTAAACCAGCTCAGAGGTTTCCAAACAAATCTGAGGTGGTTTCCTCCCACGTCGAGCCGGCCGCCGTCTCTGACTTCCTGGACCACGACCTGGAGGCCTTCTTCGCATCTGACCTGGTTTGGGACGACCCGGTCGACGATGACCTGCTGTGTGAACTGTGTGAAGACCTGGAGAACCAGATCCAGAACCTGGAGAACACGTCAGCCAGACAGAGTCCTCTCATCGGTCAGACGTCAGACCACAGAACAGTTCTGCAGCCGTCCAACAGAACCTGGGACGACAGGAACCAacaaccagccaatcagaaaccTCTAACACCCAGAGCTGCTCCTGGTGGTTCAGGTGGACCGGCTGCAGGTGTTCAGGTGAGGGACTCTGTCCAATATACACAGACAAAACCCACATCAggatccacctccacctgtctgCAGGGCAGCAGCTGGGTccaatcagctgctgcaggaccaGGACCACCACAGGGGAAGATCAACAAAGACCAGTTCACCTTCAAGAGGCCGAACAACCCGGTTTCTACTGTGACTAACAGAG cactgaagcctgtttcctctgcagctgtgggTAAATGTTCGGCAGCAGAGATTGAGCTGAAGAAGCAGCAGGCGATGGAGCGACGACGACAGCGACTTCAGGCTGCCCAGAACCTGAGAACGTGA
- the LOC108882293 gene encoding E3 ubiquitin-protein ligase TRIM21: protein MSAASCLLSEDQFLCSICLDVFTDPVSTPCGHNYCKNCINQHWNTADQYLCPVCKKVFNIKPELHINTFISEMVAQFRKLNKSTQQKASSSSSEQQVAKPGEVSCDVCTGTKLKALKSCLVCLTSYCETHLEPHLTVSGLKRHQLMDPVENLEDRMCTKHDKPLELFCKTDQTCVCMLCSVLDHRTHEFVPVKEECEGKKAELEKTEAEIQQMIQKRRLKIEEIKHSVKISKDDADREKAEGVQVFTALKESVDRGLNQLIKEMEEKQKTTEKQAEDLITELEQEISELMKRSTEVEQLSLSEDHLHLLQNFPSLKAAPPTKDWTEVRVRPPSYEGTVVRAVAQLEETLSKEKKKLIEAELKRVQQCAVDVTLDPDTAHPELILSDDEKQVKHGDVKKNLPEKPERFSPCPCILGKQSFSSGRFYFEVQVKGKTKWTLGVARESIYRKGNIRLSPQNGYCTIWLRNGNEYKANAVPPITLSLKSGPEKVGVFVDYEEGLVSFYDVDAAALIYSFTGCSFTEKLYPYFNPGFNDGGKNSAPLIICPVNQTEQTNN, encoded by the coding sequence ATGTCTGCTGCCAGCTGTCTGCTATCTGAAGATCAGTTTCTGTGCTCCATCTGTCTGGATGTGTTCACTGATCCAGTCTCCACACCATGTGGACACAACTACTGCAAAAACTGCATCAATCAACACTGGAACACTGCTGACCAGTACCTGTGTCCGGTGTGTAAAAAGGTTTTTAACATAAAACCTGAGCTGCACATCAACACTTTCATCTCTGAGATGGTTGCTCAGTTCAGAAAACTCAACAAGTCAACTCAACagaaagccagcagcagcagctcagagcaacAAGTTGCCAAACCAGGAGAAGTTTCCTGTGACGTCTGCACTGGAACCAAACTGAAGGCCCTGAAGTCCTGCCTGGTGTGTCTGACCTCCTACTGTGAGACTCACCTGGAGCCTCATCTGACAGTGTCAGGCCTGAAAAGACATCAGCTGATGGACCCTGTGGAGAACCTGGAAGACAGGATGTGTACGAAGCACGATAAACCTCTGGAGCTGTTCTGTAAGACCGACCAgacatgtgtctgcatgctctgctctgttttagacCACAGGACACATGAGTTTGTTCCTGTGAAAGAAGAATGTGAAGGAAAgaaggcagagctggagaagacaGAGGCTGAAATTCAGCAGATGATCCAGAAGAGACGACTGAAGATTGAGGAGATCAAACACTCAGTCAAGATCAGTAAAgatgatgcagacagagagaaagcagaaggtGTTCAGGTCTTCACTGCTCTGAAGGAGTCTGTTGACAGAGGCCTGAACCAGCTCATAAAGGagatggaagagaaacagaaaaccacagagaaacaggctgaagacttgatcacagagctggaacaggaaatctctgagctgatgaagagaagcactgaggtggagcagctctcactctctgaagaccacctccacctcctccaaaaCTTCCCATCCCTGAAAGCTGCTCCACCCACCAAGGActggacagaggtcagagtccGTCCACCATCATATGAGGGGACTGTGGTGAGAGCTGTGGCTCAGCTGGAGGAGACGCTCagtaaagagaagaagaagctgattgaggctgagctgaagaggGTCCAGCAGTGTGCAGTGGATGTGACTCTGGATCCTGATACAGCACATCCTGAACTCATCCTGTCTGATGATGAGAAACAAGTGAAACATGGTGATGTGAAGAAGAATCTTCCAGAAAAGCCAGAGAGATTTTCTCCTTGTCCATGTATCTTAGGAAAGCAGAGTTTCTCTTCAGGCAGATTTTACTTTGAGGTTCAGgttaaaggaaaaactaaatGGACTTTAGGAGTGGCCAGAGAGTCGATCTACAGGAAGGGAAACATCAGACTGAGCCCTCAGAATGGTTACTGTACGATATGGTTGAGAAATGGAAATGAGTACAAAGCTAATGCTGTCCCTCcaatcactctctctctgaagtCTGGTCCTGAGAAGGTGGGGGTGTTTGTGGATTATGAGGAGGGTCTGGTCTCCTTTTATGACGTAGATGCTGCAGCTCTCATCTACTCCTTTACTGGCTGCtccttcactgagaaactctaCCCATACTTCAATCCTGGGTTTAATGATGGTGGTAAaaactctgctcctctgatcatctgtcctgtcaatcaaactgaacAGACTAATAACTAA
- the etaa1a gene encoding ewing's tumor-associated antigen 1 isoform X2: MKRGGRKLDPPADLTGSPLEQQAAKVKPNRLSRSFRQTQTAAEVGSPKSQRSDFKTPTRIPRSRSAAGFSGESPHNDSDFQHDIIWDATSPSPNRLSKRGRKQPSGAVDISEIVNRIAPKHGRPEVAEPTLQQWIGDSATIPCTPDVQVPKPKKKSPRPNGVDDLLKLAKQFDFNMFHQDEEEVEEVEDVLQQSPELLLEDILDFENDFLPTVSAAAGTDARVDLDRQMEDDLDFLFDGPTQHVSGALSQASSALPSQIKAALPSSSKEASGKPPVSVKFEDDWENDDLLNDSLVLEMTQNPQIFAAPKHCSTQKPVGVGKYQSSGAALICGDVRINQSAVCKTAKDNVKQRATFKLESNPHFSVKRIQSNPEVAFSSEAAGKASQQTRFGSSAETGSRCTWQTLNPVKSDQQKPQFHQRTSVSSSVSPAAKPAQRFPNKSEVVSSHVEPAAVSDFLDHDLEAFFASDLVWDDPVDDDLLCELCEDLENQIQNLENTSARQSPLIGQTSDHRTVLQPSNRTWDDRNQQPANQKPLTPRAAPGGSGGPAAGVQVRDSVQYTQTKPTSGSTSTCLQGSSWVQSAAAGPGPPQGKINKDQFTFKRPNNPVSTVTNRAVGKCSAAEIELKKQQAMERRRQRLQAAQNLRT; the protein is encoded by the exons ATGAAGCGAGGCGGCAGAAAGTTGGACCCTCCGGCCGATCTGACGGGGTCTCCGCTGGAGCAGCAGGCGGCCAAAGTCAAACCAAACCGCCTGAGCAGGAGCTTCAGACAGACTCAGACAGCGGCGGAGGTCGGTTCACCAAAGAGCCAGCGTTCCG ATTTTAAGACCCCGACCAGGATCCCCAGATCCAGATCGGCTGCTGGTTTCAGTGGAGAGTCTCCGCACAACGACTCAGACTTTCAGCACGACATCATCTGGGACGCCACCTCGCCTTCACCCAACAGACTCA gtaaaagaggcagaaaacagcCGTCCGGAGCCGTGGACATCTCAGAGATCGTCAACAGAATCGCTCCAAAG CATGGCAGACCGGAGGTGGCAGAGCCGACGTTACAGCAGTGGATCGGAGACAGCGCCACCATCCCCTGCACTCCAGACGTCCAAGTCCCCAAACCCAAGAAGAAATCTCCGAG gcCGAACGGAGTGGACGACCTGCTGAAACTGGCCAAGCAGTTTGACTTCAACATGTTTCATCAGGacgaggaggaggtggaggaggtggaggacgtGCTCCAGCAGAGTCCAGAGCTCCTGCTTGAGGACATCCTGGATTTTGAGAACGACTTTTTGCCGACCGTGAGCGCAGCAGCCGGGACCGATGCGCGGGTTGATCTGGATCGACAGATGGAGGATGATCTGGATTTCCTGTTCGATGGACCGACCCAGCACGTGAGCGGAGCTCTGAGTCAGGCGTCATCCGCTCTGCCATCACAGATTAAAGCTGCTCTCCCTTCTTCGTCCAAAGAGGCTTCTGGGAAACCTCCTGTGAGCGTCAAGTTCGAAGACGACTGGGAAAACGACGACTTGCTAAATGACTCTCTGGTGCTGGAGATGACACAGAATCCACAGATCTTCGCTGCTCCGAAGCACTGCTCGACTCAGAAACCGGTCGGTGTCGGAAAATATCAGAGTTCAGGAGCTGCACTGATCTGTGGAGACGTTAGAATCAACCAATCAGCTGTTTGTAAAACGGCAAAAGACAACGTGAAGCAAAGAGCGACTTTCAAACTGGAGTCAAATCCTCATTTCTCTGTGAAGAGAATCCAGTCAAACCCTGAGGTGGCTTTCAGCTCAGAAGCTGCAGGTAAAGCCTCTCAGCAGACCAGGTTTGGTTCCTCAGCTGAGACCGGATCTCGTTGTACCTGGCAAACGCTGAACCCAGTGAAGTCGGACCAACAGAAACCACAGTTTCATCAGAGGACGAGTGTTTCCAGCTCCGTGTCTCCAGCTGCTAAACCAGCTCAGAGGTTTCCAAACAAATCTGAGGTGGTTTCCTCCCACGTCGAGCCGGCCGCCGTCTCTGACTTCCTGGACCACGACCTGGAGGCCTTCTTCGCATCTGACCTGGTTTGGGACGACCCGGTCGACGATGACCTGCTGTGTGAACTGTGTGAAGACCTGGAGAACCAGATCCAGAACCTGGAGAACACGTCAGCCAGACAGAGTCCTCTCATCGGTCAGACGTCAGACCACAGAACAGTTCTGCAGCCGTCCAACAGAACCTGGGACGACAGGAACCAacaaccagccaatcagaaaccTCTAACACCCAGAGCTGCTCCTGGTGGTTCAGGTGGACCGGCTGCAGGTGTTCAGGTGAGGGACTCTGTCCAATATACACAGACAAAACCCACATCAggatccacctccacctgtctgCAGGGCAGCAGCTGGGTccaatcagctgctgcaggaccaGGACCACCACAGGGGAAGATCAACAAAGACCAGTTCACCTTCAAGAGGCCGAACAACCCGGTTTCTACTGTGACTAACAGAG ctgtgggTAAATGTTCGGCAGCAGAGATTGAGCTGAAGAAGCAGCAGGCGATGGAGCGACGACGACAGCGACTTCAGGCTGCCCAGAACCTGAGAACGTGA